In Marinobacter sp. M3C, the genomic stretch GGCGAATGCCGCGACCGCATCAACGAAGTATTGGAATTGATTGGCCTGCGCAACCTACGCGCTGCCCTGGCCGGCATTCTGTCCCATGGCCAGAAGCAATGGCTGGAAATTGGCATGTTGCTGATGCAAAAACCGCGATTGTTGCTGGTGGATGAACCCGTGGCCGGCATGACCGAACAGGAAATGGAACGCACCGCCGAATTGCTCACCACTCTGGCAGGCAAACAGTCTGTTGTGGTGGTGGAACACGATATGGGCTTTGTGCGTTCCATTGCCCGCAAAGTCACCGTGTTGCACCAGGGCAGCGTGCTGGCGGAAGGCACCATGGACCAGGTGTCTAACCACCCGGACGTTATCAAGGTGTACTTGGGGGAGGAGGCCTGATGTCCATTGAACGCCAAGTGCTGACGGAAAGCCTGATGCCAGTTGAAAGCCTGATGCTGAAAATCCAGAAACTGGAGAAGTATTACGGCGAAAGCCACACCCTTTGGGATCTGGAGCTGGACGTGCCCCAGGGCCAGTGCACCTGCGTTATGGGCCGCAACGGCGTGGGCAAAACCACGCTGATGAAATGCATCATGGGCGAAGAAACCGTGAAAAGCGGTTCCATCACGTTCGCCCAGGATATCGAGCTTACCCAGAAAAAAATCGAAGACCGCGCCCGCCTGGGCATTGGCTACGTGCCCCAAGGCCGGCAGATTTTCCCGCTGCTGACGGTGGAAGAAAACCTGCGTACCGGCCTGGCGGTGCGCAAAGACGGCAGTAAAAAGATTCCCGAGCGCGTGTACGAACTGTTTCCGGTGCTAAAAGAAATGCGCCACCGCCGGGGCGGCGATCTCTCCGGCGGTCAGCAACAGCAACTGGCCATTGGCCGGGCGCTGGTGATTGAACCCCGCCTGCTGATACTGGATGAACCAGGGGAGGGCATTCAGCCCAACATCGTCGCTCAGATTGGTGAAGTTATTCGCAGGCTGATCAAGGAAGACGGTTTGACCGTGCTGCTGGTGGAGCAAAAACTGCCCTTCGCCCGCAAATACGCCGATCGCTTTGCCATCCTGGATCGCGGCCGCCGCGTAGCCGAAGGCGAAATCGCCGGTCTGACCAACGAACTCATTAAAAAGCACCTGACGGTATGACCGTATTTCAGCGCGTAGCGCCCGTTGACCAGCCTGTTCATCAGCCCAAAGCGGCCTTTCAGCCGCCAGAACAGGATTCCGGCCACCGCTTCGACCCACAACGGCGCTGGGCCGCGGCACTGTCTTTGGGTTTTGACCTGCGCGACGACGGGCCAGGCCGCACCGTTACCCGATTAGCGCACCGCAGGCATCATGGCCCGTTAAGAGTGCAGCGGCCGTTTTACCCGGAAGGCCGCAACGGTTGCTGCCACGTGTACCTGCTTCACCCGCCGGGTGGGCTGGTCAGCGGCGACGAACTGCGTATTGATGCCACCGTGGAGGAAGGCGCGCACGTACTTTTAACCACACCCGCCGCCGCCAAACTCTACAAAGCAGACAGCCATGGCGTGGCCTGGGGGCAACACACCCGCTTACACGTAGCCAGCAACGCCACACTCGAATACCTGCCGCAGGAAACCCTCGCATTTGACGGCTCCCGCGGCGAACAGACCACCACCATTGAACTGCACACCGGCGCCAAATGCCTGGGCTGGGAAATTCTCGCCCTTGGCCGCCCGGCCAGCCAGTTGCCGTTCGCATCCGGCCACCTGGAACAGCGTTTCCAACTGCGGATGGACGGCCAGCCGCTATGGCTGGAACGCCAAATCATGAACCCCGAACACCGTCGCTTCAAAGGCCCCTGGGGGCAGGGCGGCGCAACCGTTCAGGCCACCTTGTGGGTTGTTGGCCTGGAAGACGAAGCCGCCGCGATAGAAATTCTGCGCGCCGCACTGCCGGCAAACCCGCGCTGGGCCGTTACTCGCCGCCGGGGCGTGGTGTTGTTGCGTTATCTGGGGCAAGAAAGAAACGAAGCCTGGGCTTTATGCCAGCAAGCCTGGGAGTTATTGCGGCCCTTGCTGACCGGCAAAGCGGCGATAGTGCCGCGGATATGGCTGACCTGAGATCAGAGGAATAACAAAATGGAACTGACACCAAGAGACAAAGACAAGCTAATGCTGTTCACCGCAGCCCTGCTGGCCGAACGCCGCAAAGTGAGAGGCCTGAAACTGAACTACCCCGAAGCCATCGCCCTGATCAGCGCCGAGATAATGGAAGGCGCCCGGGACGGCCGAACCGTTGCAGAACTCATGAGCAGCGGCGCGGAAATACTGACCCGCGACGACGTGATGGACGGCATCGCCGAGATGATTCCCGAAGTGCAGGTAGAAGCCACCTTCCCGGACGGCACCAAACTCGTCACCGTTCACAATCCCATTGTATGAGGGCCGCGCCATGATTCCCGGAGAGTACCAACTGAAAGACGGCGACATAGAACTCTGCGCCGGCCGCGAACGCATCACCGTCGACGTCGCCAACACCGGCGACCGCCCGGTACAGATCGGCTCCCACTACCACTTCGCCGAAGCCAACCCGGCGCTGACGTTTGACCGCGCCAAAGCAACGGGCTACCGCCTTGACGTAGCCGCGGGCACCGCCATCCGCTTCGAGCCGGGACAGTCACGGCAGGTCACCTTAATTCCGTTCGCCGGCAGCAGAAAAATCTACGGTTTTCGAGGCGAAGTGATGGGAAATCTGGAGGCGAAGACATGAAAATCACAAGACAAGCCTACGCCGACATGTACGGCCCCACCACCGGCGACCGAGTTCGGCTGGGCGACACCGACCTGTGGATAGAAGTCGAAAGCGACGCCACCCACTACGGCGACGAAGTAAAATTCGGCGGCGGCAAAGTCATCCGCGACGGCATGGGCCAAAGCCAACGCGCCGACGACAGCGTGATGGACACCGTCATCACCAACGCCCTGATTCTGGATTGGTGGGGCATCGTTAAAGCCGACGTTGGCCTACAAAACGGCCGCATCGCCGCCATCGGCAAAGCGGGCAACCCCGACACCCAGCCAGATGTCACCATCGTTATTGGCCCTGGTACCGAAATCATCGCCGGCGAAGGCAAAATTCTCACCGCCGGTGGCATCGACTCTCACATCCACTTCATCTGCCCCCAACAGATTGAAGAAGCCCTGATGAGCGGCATTACCACCATGCTCGGCGGCGGCACCGGCCCGGCCACCGGCACCAACGCCACCACCTGCACACCCGGTGCCTGGCACATGGGCAAAATGCTTCAGGCCGTCGACAGCATGCCGATGAACATCGGTTTTCTGGGCAAAGGCAACGCCAGCCTGCCCGAAGCCCTGGAACTGCAAATAAAAGCCGGCGCCATCGGCCTGAAACTGCACGAAGACTGGGGCACCACCCCGGCCAGCATCGACAACTGCCTGACCGTGGCGGACAAATACGACGTACAGGTGGCCATTCACACCGACACCCTGAACGAATCCGGCTTTGTGGAAGACACCCTGGCCGCGTTCAAAGAACGCTGCATTCACACCTACCACACCGAAGGCGCCGGTGGCGGCCACGCGCCCGACATCATTACCGCCTGCTCTAAACCCTACGTACTGCCGTCGTCTACCAACCCCACGCGGCCCTACACCGTGAACACCATCGACGAACACCTAGACATGCTGATGGTGTGCCACCACCTGGACCCGAACATCCCTGAAGACGTCGCCTTCGCCGATTCACGCATTCGTCGCGAGACCATCGCCGCGGAAGACATCCTGCACGACCTGGGTGTTATCTCGATGATCGCTTCCGACTCCCAGGCCATGGGCCGGGTGGGCGAAGTGGTGTGCCGCACATGGCAAACCGCCCACAAAATGAAACAACAGCGCGGCCTGCTGCCGCAAGATGAAAGCCTGGGTGCCGACAACTTTCGCGCCAAGCGCTACATCGCCAAGTACACCATCAACCCCGCCATCACCCACGGCATTGGCCACGAAGTGGGCTCGGTAGAAGTGGGCAAGATGGCAGACCTGGTGCTGTGGAACCCGGCGTTTTTCGGCGTAAAGCCAGCCCTTATTGTGAAAGGCGGCATGATTGCAGCCGCGCCCATGGGTGACCCCAACGCCTCCATCCCCACGCCCCAGCCCGTGCACTACCGCCTGATGTTTGGCGCCTTCGGCAAAGCGGCCAGTGCCACACGTTTGACGTTTGTCAGCCAGGCCGCAATGGATGCGGGCATTGATAAAGCACTTGGCCTGGACAGCCCGCTGGCGGCCTGCAAGAACGTACGGCAGGTGCGCAAGGCCGACATGAAACTGAACGACGCCTGCCCGCACATCACCGTAGACCCGCAAACCTACGAAGTGTATGCAGACGGCGAACTGCTCACCTGCGAGCCGGCCAGCGAATTACCACTGGCCCAGCGCTACCACCTGTTTTAAGGCGCAACCGGAGAATCCTATGTTGGAATTAATAGAACGCATCCACAACATCGACAGCGCAGAAATTCACGACAACCTGACTCTGCCTTACGAGCTGCGTATGCGCGGCCGCCTGCGCTCCACCACCGAAACCAGCCTTGATGTTGGCCTGTTCCTGGACCGTGGCCCGGTACTGCGCGATGGCGACCTGCTGCAAGCCCGCACCGGCGAAGTTATCCGCATTCGCGCCGCCGACGAGCCGGTGGTAACCGCACGCGTTGCCGCCGGCCTGCCCCTGGCGCGCCTTTGCTACCACCTGGGCAACCGCCACGTGTCACTGGCCATTGGCGAAGACAAGCAGGGCGGCTGGATTCGTTTTCCGCCAGACCACGTACTGGAAGAACTGGCCGAACACCTGGGCGCCACCCTTGTACACCACAACGCCAAATTCGACCCCGAACCGGGTGCTTATTCCTCGGCCGGGCACAGCCATGAGCACTGAAAACCATGAACACTGACAGCCAGCCAGTCGCCACAAGCGACCTGGCATTGCTGGGCCTGATGCAGCTGGTTAGCCCTGCGCTGCCCATAGGCGCCTTTGCCTGGTCTCAGGGCCTGGAAAGTGCGTTTGAACTGGGCTGGGTGAAAACCGAAGCCGACTTACGCGAATGGCTGGAAGGCGTGCTTGAAGATGGCTTAAGCCGCTGCGAACTGCCCCTGCTGGCGCGCCTGCAAACAGCCTGGGCAAGGGAAGATGCGCAGGCCATTGCCCAGTGGAACACCTGGCTACAAGCCACCCGTGAAACCGCCGAACTGAGCGACGAAGACACCCGCCTGGGCGCGGCCCTGGTTACCTTGCTGCGCAACCTTGGCCTGCTGCCGGATGCGAACCTGATTCCTAGCCAACCCGGTTACATCACCATGTTCGCCTGGGTAGCCCATTACCGACAGGTACCGCAACGCCAAGCGCTCATTGGCTTCGCCTGGGCCTGGCTGGAAAACCAGCTGTCAGTCGCTTGCAAAGCGCTGCCCCTTGGCCACACCGCCGCCCAGCGCATCACCGAACACATGCGCCCACTGCTGGTGACCGCCGTGGAGGTTGCTCTGCAAAGGGAAGATCACGAACTCGGCCCCATCCTGCCGGGGCTGGCGCTGGGCAGTGCGTTGCACGAAACACAGTATTCGAGACTTTTTAGAAGTTAACTTTTTCAGAAACTGACGTCTTCAGAAACGAATAGCGAACGAGGAAATAACCATGGCACATTGCTTGAGAATAGGCGTTGGCGGCCCGGTAGGCTCCGGCAAAACCGCATTGCTGCGTCAGCTGTGTAGTGCCCTGAAAGACCACTACGACATCGCCGTGGTGACCAACGACATCTACACAAGAGAAGACGCCGACTTCCTGCTGAAGCACAACGCCCTGCCAGCAGACCGCATACTGGGCGTTGAAACCGGCGGCTGCCCCCACACCGCCATTCGCGAAGATGCCTCCATGAATTTGGCGGCCATCGACGACCTGCAAAACCGACACCCGAACCTGGAACTGGTGCTGGTAGAGTCCGGCGGCGACAACCTATCCGCCACCTTCAGCCCGGAACTGTCTGACCTAACCCTGTATGTGATTGACGTATCCGCCGGCGACAAAATTCCCCGCAAAGGCGGCCCCGGCATCACCAAATCCGACCTGTTGATCATCAACAAAATCGACATTGCCGAATACGTGCATGCCTCTCTGGACATCATGGAGCGTGATTCCAAAATGATGCGCGGCGAACGGCCCTTTGTGTTTGCCAACCTTTATGACGGAGTAGGGCTGGAAACCATCATCAGCTTTATTTTGGAGCGGGGAATGCTGCCAGAGCGCAGGCCAGAAAAGCTGGCTAAAACTGCCTGAGCGAACACCTTTTGTTCTTTCGAATTAAAATGGAAAAATAGCCATGAAAAACATCAAAAAAATGAGTATCAGTGCAGTGCTCCTGCTGGCCTCTACGAACGCGCTGGCGCACTCCGGCCACGAAGCCATTGGCGACGTTCTGCATATTGAATACCTGGTTGCCGCAGTGATCGTTAGCGCCATAGCGTTCACGGCCTGGAAGAAGATTAAGCAACGTCGCTGAGAGTTAAGACGACGATTGCGCAACCTTTCAACGTCCCTGCAAGAATGGCTGGCGGCAAACGCCAGCTCTTTCCCCAGATCGGTTTTGAAATCGCGTTTTGGCGGCGATGAAGCGTTCGGTATAGTTACGGGAAAAAGCAAAATAACATGACAATATCAATTATTTGTACCAATAAAGACCCTAAACCCTGGGTAACCGCCCTAAGGGCACTAGACCCTACTCTCGACGTTCAAATATGGCCAAACGAAAGCCGGAAAGCTGACGTTGAGTTTGCTTTATGTTGGAACCATCCTGAAGGCGTTCTACGAGACTACCCAAATCTGCGATGCATTTGCTCTATGGGCGCAGGTATAGATCATTTACTTAATGATGAATTTTTTCCAAAAGATCTACCGGTGATAAGAATCATAGACCCTCTATTAGCACAGTCTATGTATGAATATCTTCATACAGCAGTTATGTATTACTTCCGGGATTTTGACATATACAAAGCTCAGCAGTTCCAATCGAACTGGAAACAGCAGTCACCCAAAGCAATAGCCCATACGACCATCGGTGTAATGGGGTTAGGTAAGCTTGGAGAATATTCGGCTAGCAAGTTTTCTGAGATTGGATTCAATGTCATTGGTTGGTCGCGCACTCAAAAGACTATCACCGGAGTAAAGTCTTATGCAAGTGACAGGCAGCTAGGAGAGTTTCTTTCACAAGTAGATATATTGATTTGCCTATTGCCCCTGACAAACGACACGAGGGGTATTCTTAACCTTGAAAACATTAATAAACTGCCTTTTGGGGCTTGCTTGGTCAATGTAGCGAGGGGCGAACATCTGATAGATGAAGATCTGATAACAGCACTAAATGAAGGTCAGCTGAGAGGAGCATGCCTTGATGTTTTTAGAGAGGAACCATTATCTCAGATGCACCCATTTTGGCAGAATAAAAAAATACTCCTGACCCCTCACTGCTCAAGTATTACAGACCCTAACTCAGTCGCGCCTCAAATTTTGAAAAACTATCGACTGATGAAAAGTGGTCAGGCCCTAATGAATCAAGTAGACGCTTTTCGAGGTTATTAAACATTTGGATTTAATAATATCCAGAAAGGACAGGCAGAACAGACAGGCAGAACAGACAGGTATAGTGTGTCCCTGCGAGGTTAAGTGGTGTGAAGAGTGCCTGTCTCTGGTGTTTTCCCCGAAATTGGAACTGGTGCTGGTGGAATCTGGCGGCGACAAAATTCCCCGCAAAGGCAGCCCCGGCATCACTAAATCCGACCTGCTGATCATCAACAAAATCGACATCGCTGAATACGTGCATGCTTCCCTCGACATCATGGCGCGTGATTCCAAAATGATGCGTGGCGAACGGCCATTTGTGTTTGCCAACCTTGTTGTCGGCGCTGGCATTGCCTGGGGCGGTTTGAGCCTGCCGGGCGTGGAAACCGGTATCAGTTTGTCGGTAATACTGGCGGGTATCCTTATTGCCACACTGGCGCTTACGTTTGCAGGCCGTGCCCTTGGCACCCTGATGCAGAAAACGGATAACCGGTTCGGCCGAGCGCTTGGTGGTGTGGTTGCTGCAACTGGAGCATTGCTGGCGGCGGCGTAAAGGAAACAGTTAGAAAATAAAGTTAAAACAAAAAGCTGCGTGGGCCTACCGCGCAGCTTTTTTTATTGCTTAAAATTATGGATTTTTGCAAAGGGGCAGACAAGCAGTACTGAGATGCTTTAGTCTACGTGGTAACCGATATAGACGCGCCGCTTGTTAAGGATGACAGCCGATGAACCTTTCAGTACCACCACAGCCTCTTTTCAGTCCCTGGTTTTTCATACCGTTTATTCTGCGGCTGTCTGTGCTGCGCTCTGTTTGGCTTTTCGCCACAAAAATCGCTGCACCAGAGCAGACAGCATTCAGAAATTCAGGAAATGATGTTCTTGCGTCGAAGGTGATTTTTGAAGGTGCGAGAACAGTTAATGCTTCGTTATTGCAATCATCTGACGTCTTCATTATTGCACTAACGAAGACGTTAGGTGATTGCGAGCGGATGCAGTGTGTTTTTTATAATTCGTTGTTTAGGATAAGAAAAAAGTAATAATTTTTAGTGTGATCTGAATTTTATGTAGCGCTCAGGTTTTTGCAATAATGAAGTGTGCTACCTAGTCACTGTTAAGCGCTCAAATCTGAGGAAGCAAAGTTGCTAGAAGCTGTAAGAAGTTGGCTGATAAAGGTACTTTCAAAATTACTACCGTCATTGTTTCGTTTGATATATTCCAATGAAAAAATGCTGGGGATGGTCGATGTCACCATAAGCAGCGAGAACGAAGGGCTGGTTGTAAATTGCGCAGATTTGCCGGACGCAAGAGTATGGTTAGAAATAACCAATCTTTCTCCATTTACGCTGAAGCTGACAGGGATCGAGGCTGTTCTGCTTTGGGTAGGCAGGGCAGCAGAATTCAGATCTTTACACTGCCTCAACATCAAGCCCCACAGTAAAGAAAAAATTCTGATAGAAACCTCAATTAATGAGCTTCAGGCAAGACACATAAGAGAGAAAAATCAGCTTGATAAACCAAGGTTGAGTGTCCATGCGTTTTTTGAATCCTCAATCAGGCCTTTAAGTAAGCAGCGTGAAATTCAAACATCTAATTTTCGGTTGCTGAATTGTGGTGTCGCTTAACAAGGCCATCAAGGTTGTTCCGGGCCCTTGGCCCTCCACCGGACGCCCTTTTCAGGGCGCCGCTTATGGCTGGCGTTATGTATTGATAGGTATATTCAAAATATATAGAAGGTGTTGCATATTGTGAGTAAAGATAAAACGCATTCTAGTAAGACGTCAGCGGACTCGATATTAGTTGCTTTCGATTACCAGTACTATTACTTTTTATGGAAGCTGCTTTGTCTTAGGCCTGGAGAATCAGTCGGCTTGGAAGTTAAGGACGATGTGCACACCGAACTAGGGAAGCGCTGATCAAATCGTGACTCACCGCCATAATGAGGTTCACTCAAATTTCAGTAAGATTTCTGGCCGAGTTGTACGCCAGAATCATTAAATGTCCTGTTTTCAGGTTATAAAAGCCTTTTTGCGGCCGAAGTTCGGCCTTTAAGGCCTATATCACGCGCTTTGAGACGGATTTATCCTGCGAGCGAGTATAAGATTGCCCAGAGCAAACAACGTAAACAGCTGCGCTGTGTTCTTTAACAGCCCTCGGTAACGGACCTTTCGGTGCCGGAATAGATTCTTGATCACGTGGAACGGATGCTCCACTTTGGCCCGGATCTGGGCTTTGGCTCGCTCGAACTGGGTCACCAGATCTTTGCGCGGGCCTTCTGCCATTTTCTTGAGCTTGCCGCGTTTCTCTGCCACGTGCCAGGTAACCTTTGTGTCCTTAAATTCGTCGCGTTTGGCCACACCGGTGTAACCCGCATCCGCATACGCCTCGGTTTCTTCACCGTGCAACAGGCGCTCGGTTTCGGTGATATCCGCTACATTGGCGGCCGTGCCCGTCAGGCTGTGGACCAGCCCAGAGTCTGCGTCCGTGCCAATATGCGCTTTCATGCCGAAG encodes the following:
- the urtE gene encoding urea ABC transporter ATP-binding subunit UrtE; translation: MLKIQKLEKYYGESHTLWDLELDVPQGQCTCVMGRNGVGKTTLMKCIMGEETVKSGSITFAQDIELTQKKIEDRARLGIGYVPQGRQIFPLLTVEENLRTGLAVRKDGSKKIPERVYELFPVLKEMRHRRGGDLSGGQQQQLAIGRALVIEPRLLILDEPGEGIQPNIVAQIGEVIRRLIKEDGLTVLLVEQKLPFARKYADRFAILDRGRRVAEGEIAGLTNELIKKHLTV
- a CDS encoding urease accessory protein UreD, coding for MTVFQRVAPVDQPVHQPKAAFQPPEQDSGHRFDPQRRWAAALSLGFDLRDDGPGRTVTRLAHRRHHGPLRVQRPFYPEGRNGCCHVYLLHPPGGLVSGDELRIDATVEEGAHVLLTTPAAAKLYKADSHGVAWGQHTRLHVASNATLEYLPQETLAFDGSRGEQTTTIELHTGAKCLGWEILALGRPASQLPFASGHLEQRFQLRMDGQPLWLERQIMNPEHRRFKGPWGQGGATVQATLWVVGLEDEAAAIEILRAALPANPRWAVTRRRGVVLLRYLGQERNEAWALCQQAWELLRPLLTGKAAIVPRIWLT
- a CDS encoding urease subunit beta, with the translated sequence MIPGEYQLKDGDIELCAGRERITVDVANTGDRPVQIGSHYHFAEANPALTFDRAKATGYRLDVAAGTAIRFEPGQSRQVTLIPFAGSRKIYGFRGEVMGNLEAKT
- a CDS encoding urease accessory UreF family protein, which gives rise to MNTDSQPVATSDLALLGLMQLVSPALPIGAFAWSQGLESAFELGWVKTEADLREWLEGVLEDGLSRCELPLLARLQTAWAREDAQAIAQWNTWLQATRETAELSDEDTRLGAALVTLLRNLGLLPDANLIPSQPGYITMFAWVAHYRQVPQRQALIGFAWAWLENQLSVACKALPLGHTAAQRITEHMRPLLVTAVEVALQREDHELGPILPGLALGSALHETQYSRLFRS
- the ureA gene encoding urease subunit gamma, with the protein product MELTPRDKDKLMLFTAALLAERRKVRGLKLNYPEAIALISAEIMEGARDGRTVAELMSSGAEILTRDDVMDGIAEMIPEVQVEATFPDGTKLVTVHNPIV
- the ureG gene encoding urease accessory protein UreG codes for the protein MAHCLRIGVGGPVGSGKTALLRQLCSALKDHYDIAVVTNDIYTREDADFLLKHNALPADRILGVETGGCPHTAIREDASMNLAAIDDLQNRHPNLELVLVESGGDNLSATFSPELSDLTLYVIDVSAGDKIPRKGGPGITKSDLLIINKIDIAEYVHASLDIMERDSKMMRGERPFVFANLYDGVGLETIISFILERGMLPERRPEKLAKTA
- a CDS encoding glyoxylate/hydroxypyruvate reductase A; the protein is MTISIICTNKDPKPWVTALRALDPTLDVQIWPNESRKADVEFALCWNHPEGVLRDYPNLRCICSMGAGIDHLLNDEFFPKDLPVIRIIDPLLAQSMYEYLHTAVMYYFRDFDIYKAQQFQSNWKQQSPKAIAHTTIGVMGLGKLGEYSASKFSEIGFNVIGWSRTQKTITGVKSYASDRQLGEFLSQVDILICLLPLTNDTRGILNLENINKLPFGACLVNVARGEHLIDEDLITALNEGQLRGACLDVFREEPLSQMHPFWQNKKILLTPHCSSITDPNSVAPQILKNYRLMKSGQALMNQVDAFRGY
- the ureC gene encoding urease subunit alpha, which codes for MKITRQAYADMYGPTTGDRVRLGDTDLWIEVESDATHYGDEVKFGGGKVIRDGMGQSQRADDSVMDTVITNALILDWWGIVKADVGLQNGRIAAIGKAGNPDTQPDVTIVIGPGTEIIAGEGKILTAGGIDSHIHFICPQQIEEALMSGITTMLGGGTGPATGTNATTCTPGAWHMGKMLQAVDSMPMNIGFLGKGNASLPEALELQIKAGAIGLKLHEDWGTTPASIDNCLTVADKYDVQVAIHTDTLNESGFVEDTLAAFKERCIHTYHTEGAGGGHAPDIITACSKPYVLPSSTNPTRPYTVNTIDEHLDMLMVCHHLDPNIPEDVAFADSRIRRETIAAEDILHDLGVISMIASDSQAMGRVGEVVCRTWQTAHKMKQQRGLLPQDESLGADNFRAKRYIAKYTINPAITHGIGHEVGSVEVGKMADLVLWNPAFFGVKPALIVKGGMIAAAPMGDPNASIPTPQPVHYRLMFGAFGKAASATRLTFVSQAAMDAGIDKALGLDSPLAACKNVRQVRKADMKLNDACPHITVDPQTYEVYADGELLTCEPASELPLAQRYHLF
- the ureE gene encoding urease accessory protein UreE; this encodes MLELIERIHNIDSAEIHDNLTLPYELRMRGRLRSTTETSLDVGLFLDRGPVLRDGDLLQARTGEVIRIRAADEPVVTARVAAGLPLARLCYHLGNRHVSLAIGEDKQGGWIRFPPDHVLEELAEHLGATLVHHNAKFDPEPGAYSSAGHSHEH